The Faecalibacter sp. LW9 genome has a segment encoding these proteins:
- the ccoG gene encoding cytochrome c oxidase accessory protein CcoG: MSASDKDNKDKIQDDVHLDIDYQMDEEVRNSIGTMEKSGKRKWVYPRKPKGKFTDRRTYVSYLLLAILFITPFITLPNGNPILKFDVLKREFIILGYPFFTSDFFLLAIGGIATFIFVILFTMAYGRLFCGWVCPQTIFLEMVFRKIEYAIEGDRAKQMRLDKQEWDEEKIRKKLLKWTIFAIISFLISNVFLAYIVGKEALIELIKHGPIEEFTTFFVLILFTGAFYFVFAWFREQACTLVCPYGRMQGVLIDSQTINVTYDYKRGERTAGRAKFKKNEDRLAAGKGDCIDCGQCVAVCPTGIDIRNGIQLECVNCTACIDACDEVMFKVGLPTGLIRYASEDNIKKGEKFKFTKRLGAYTFALVALLGIMTAFLVTRSSVESKYLKVPGTDFRSEGQYYVNQFEYTLYNKTTVDQVVKIKLLSHENSQIEMFIGDNNLTLDKGEIIQGKFYLKIPQNEVKSYKELIVIGLVDENGKVIDKYKTSFSSPYKY; this comes from the coding sequence ATGAGTGCATCAGATAAAGATAATAAAGATAAAATTCAGGATGATGTACATTTGGATATCGATTACCAAATGGACGAAGAGGTACGTAATTCCATTGGAACAATGGAGAAGTCTGGAAAAAGAAAATGGGTATATCCAAGAAAACCCAAAGGGAAATTTACGGATCGTCGTACTTACGTAAGTTATCTCTTATTAGCCATTTTATTTATAACACCATTCATTACTTTACCCAACGGGAATCCTATCCTAAAGTTTGATGTATTGAAACGAGAGTTTATTATCCTTGGATATCCTTTCTTTACATCCGATTTCTTTTTGTTGGCTATCGGTGGTATTGCCACATTTATATTTGTCATTTTATTTACAATGGCTTACGGACGTCTTTTCTGTGGATGGGTATGTCCTCAAACCATTTTCTTAGAAATGGTTTTCCGTAAAATAGAATATGCTATTGAAGGGGACCGTGCAAAACAAATGCGTTTGGATAAGCAAGAATGGGACGAAGAAAAGATTCGTAAAAAATTATTGAAATGGACCATTTTTGCAATTATATCATTTTTAATCTCAAATGTCTTCTTGGCCTATATTGTAGGGAAAGAAGCTTTAATCGAATTAATAAAACATGGACCAATTGAAGAATTCACAACATTTTTTGTTTTAATTCTTTTCACAGGAGCATTCTATTTTGTTTTCGCATGGTTTAGAGAGCAAGCTTGTACGTTAGTATGTCCTTACGGTCGTATGCAAGGAGTATTAATCGATTCACAAACCATTAATGTAACGTACGATTACAAACGTGGTGAGCGTACTGCTGGGCGTGCAAAATTTAAAAAGAATGAAGATCGTTTAGCAGCTGGTAAAGGAGACTGTATTGATTGTGGACAATGTGTGGCGGTTTGTCCTACAGGAATTGATATTCGTAATGGGATTCAATTGGAATGTGTGAACTGTACGGCATGTATTGACGCCTGTGATGAAGTGATGTTTAAAGTGGGACTTCCTACAGGATTAATTCGATATGCTTCTGAAGATAACATTAAGAAAGGAGAGAAATTTAAATTTACGAAACGATTAGGAGCTTACACATTTGCTTTAGTTGCTTTACTAGGAATTATGACGGCTTTCTTAGTGACACGTTCTTCTGTCGAATCAAAATACTTAAAAGTTCCTGGTACCGATTTTAGATCAGAAGGTCAATATTACGTGAACCAATTCGAGTATACGTTATACAATAAAACAACAGTTGATCAAGTCGTAAAAATCAAATTATTATCACACGAAAATTCTCAAATTGAAATGTTCATTGGAGATAATAATTTAACGTTAGATAAAGGAGAAATTATTCAAGGGAAATTCTATTTGAAAATTCCACAAAACGAAGTAAAATCCTATAAGGAATTAATCGTTATTGGATTGGTGGATGAAAATGGAAAAGTCATTGATAAATACAAAACAAGTTTCTCATCACCTTATAAATATTAG
- a CDS encoding heavy metal translocating P-type ATPase, producing MAENCFHCRQRIEEERIEFDQKAFCCQGCKTVYEVLNINNLSEYYNINQDAGVRPDARGDHQFDFLNTKEIFDKVVDFSDDGVTVVTFEVPVIHCTSCIWLLESLETINPAVISSHVNFTKKTVQITFRHEEISLGDVARLMTNLGYKPSISLKSIDKKKHSKVDRSLVSKLVVAGFCFGNIMLLSFPEYVDFFGEVKEQWLEENKGFFRWAMFFLSLPVFFYSSTDYFRSAWQGLKNKHINLDVPIALGILVIFFKSTYDIIFDLSPGYFDTLAALLFLMLTGKWFQQQTIKSLAFDRDYKSFYPVAVARLDHGNEQPILLSDLKKGDRILVRNEEIIPADAILIKGEAMIDNSFVTGESRLIPKKSGDKIFAGGKQSGHAIELEIISEVNQSYLTQLWNNDAFSKQESELNELTNHISQYFTLIILGITFISAIYWWIMDPSLILKVVTSILIIACPCALGLSSPFILGNILRIFGNKKFYVKNTAAIENLAKVTDVVFDKTGTITESDDANISYEGNDLSTELQVLVRSLLRNSNHPLSRTLYRKLNVNDFALVEQYEEIVGKGQQAIVDGQFVKVGSRSFVEAEGVTSLNQTEVYISINGTVYGKYVYKNRYRKGLNELIQQLGQYQLHILSGDNDSEKEYLETIFPSNAVLQFNQSPADKLEYIKTLEGQGKKVLMLGDGLNDAGALKQSTVGISISDDMNSFSPSCDGILDARKFKLISDFLYLSKYSIKLIWIAFVISFAYNIIGLAFAVTGYLEPVVAAILMPISSVSVLIFATASTRLAEYFHKWNLE from the coding sequence ATGGCAGAGAATTGTTTTCATTGTAGACAAAGAATTGAGGAAGAGCGAATTGAGTTCGATCAAAAAGCATTCTGTTGTCAAGGTTGTAAGACGGTATATGAAGTCTTAAACATTAATAATTTGAGTGAGTACTACAACATCAATCAAGATGCTGGAGTACGACCTGACGCCCGAGGTGACCATCAATTTGACTTTTTAAATACCAAAGAGATATTTGATAAAGTGGTGGATTTTTCGGACGATGGAGTCACTGTGGTTACTTTTGAGGTGCCTGTGATTCATTGTACATCATGTATTTGGTTGTTAGAAAGCTTAGAAACGATTAATCCAGCAGTAATATCTTCCCATGTTAATTTCACGAAAAAAACGGTGCAAATTACCTTCCGTCATGAAGAAATTTCTTTAGGAGATGTGGCTCGATTAATGACCAATTTAGGATATAAACCTTCGATTAGTTTAAAATCGATTGATAAGAAGAAACATTCGAAAGTTGATCGTTCATTGGTTAGTAAATTGGTTGTTGCAGGTTTCTGTTTCGGAAATATCATGTTATTATCATTTCCAGAATACGTGGATTTCTTTGGAGAAGTTAAAGAGCAATGGTTAGAAGAAAATAAAGGATTTTTCCGTTGGGCAATGTTTTTTTTGTCATTACCAGTATTTTTTTATTCATCGACTGATTATTTCCGTTCAGCATGGCAAGGTTTAAAGAATAAACACATTAACCTTGATGTGCCTATCGCTTTAGGAATCTTGGTGATTTTCTTTAAATCTACCTATGATATCATTTTTGACTTGTCGCCTGGATATTTTGATACATTGGCTGCATTATTATTCTTGATGTTGACCGGAAAATGGTTTCAACAGCAGACCATCAAGTCGTTAGCATTTGATCGTGACTATAAATCGTTCTATCCTGTAGCTGTGGCTCGTTTGGATCATGGGAATGAACAACCAATTCTTTTATCTGATTTGAAAAAAGGGGATCGTATTTTGGTGCGTAATGAAGAAATTATTCCTGCGGATGCGATCTTGATTAAAGGTGAAGCGATGATTGATAATTCGTTTGTGACAGGAGAATCTCGTTTGATTCCCAAAAAATCGGGTGATAAAATCTTTGCAGGAGGAAAACAATCAGGACATGCCATTGAATTGGAAATTATTTCAGAAGTGAATCAAAGTTATTTGACTCAGCTTTGGAATAATGATGCATTTAGTAAACAAGAATCGGAATTAAATGAATTAACTAATCATATCAGTCAATATTTTACCTTAATTATTTTAGGAATTACATTCATATCAGCAATTTATTGGTGGATTATGGATCCTTCGTTGATTCTTAAAGTGGTTACATCCATATTAATTATTGCTTGTCCTTGTGCTTTGGGATTATCTTCCCCATTTATTTTAGGGAATATTTTACGCATCTTCGGGAACAAGAAATTTTATGTAAAAAATACGGCAGCCATTGAAAATTTAGCCAAAGTAACCGATGTTGTTTTTGATAAAACAGGAACAATTACCGAGAGTGATGATGCCAATATATCGTATGAGGGTAATGACTTATCTACTGAATTACAGGTGTTAGTCAGATCCTTGTTAAGGAACTCAAATCATCCGTTGAGCCGAACATTATACCGCAAATTAAATGTTAATGATTTTGCATTGGTTGAACAATACGAAGAAATTGTAGGAAAGGGGCAGCAGGCTATAGTAGATGGTCAATTTGTCAAAGTAGGTTCAAGAAGTTTTGTGGAGGCGGAAGGTGTTACCTCACTGAACCAGACTGAAGTGTATATTTCCATCAATGGAACGGTGTACGGGAAGTATGTTTATAAAAACCGATACCGTAAAGGGCTCAATGAATTAATTCAGCAGTTAGGACAGTACCAATTGCACATACTTTCGGGGGATAATGATTCCGAAAAAGAATATTTAGAAACCATTTTCCCATCCAATGCCGTCTTACAGTTTAATCAATCTCCTGCAGATAAATTAGAGTACATTAAAACGCTAGAAGGGCAGGGGAAAAAAGTTTTGATGCTAGGGGATGGTCTAAACGATGCGGGGGCATTAAAGCAATCTACAGTCGGAATTTCGATTTCGGATGATATGAATAGTTTTTCTCCATCATGTGATGGTATTTTAGATGCAAGAAAGTTTAAATTGATTTCAGATTTTCTATATTTATCGAAATATTCGATCAAGTTAATCTGGATTGCGTTCGTAATTAGTTTTGCCTATAATATAATTGGGCTAGCGTTCGCAGTTACAGGGTATTTAGAGCCTGTGGTGGCTGCAATATTGATGCCAATCAGTTCGGTTTCTGTGTTGATTTTTGCCACGGCGAGCACGCGTTTGGCGGAATATTTTCATAAGTGGAATTTAGAATGA
- the ccoO gene encoding cytochrome-c oxidase, cbb3-type subunit II codes for MQMQTFSYDNKIVKYFVYATLFWAVMAFFFGVLVATLLFFPTLPEMIFGTDDGTVGGLGGGIQGLVNSQGVLGFGRLRMIHTTFAVFAFVGNSFFSGAYYSLQRLLKTRMYSDVMSWTVFWGWQLFIVSSFVTFILGYNTSKEYAEHEWPIDILIALVWVLFGVQMFLTIAKRRVRHLYVAIWFFIGTWAGITMLHVFNNLELPVSFNPLAPKSYSIYSGVQDALVQWWYGHNAVAFFLTTPILGVMYYFVPKAANRPVFSYKLSIIHFWSLIFIYIWAGPHHLLYTALPGWAQALGTGFSIMLIAPSWGGMLNGLLTLRGSWDKVRENPILKFFVVALTCYGMATFEGPLLATKTLNKIGHFTDWVPAHVHVGTLGWNGFMAFGVIYFLIPKLFNTRLASVKLANAHFWIGTFGILFWVIPMYVAGWTQGLMWKQFADDGTLAYGNFLQTVTILKQWLYPLRAFGGTLYLIGAILMVINVIKTVRAGSFVNNEEVTAPALAPKSASRAEGETVHTWIERMPIVLTIGSIITLAIGGLVEIVPTLTVKSNIPTISSIKPYTPLELEGRDLYIREGCNACHTQMIRPFRDEVKRYGEYSKAGEFVYDHPFLWGSKRTGPDLHREGGKNPDAWHYKHMWNPRETSDGSIMPRYPWLIENTLKADLTKDKMKAMVSLGVPYEQEDFDSMRVSMDRQALAIEESIFKDASDLKALWAKKEAEAKAAGEEFVPLRNREITALIAYLQRLGTDIKADQIETASN; via the coding sequence ATGCAAATGCAGACTTTTAGTTACGACAATAAGATCGTAAAGTATTTCGTTTATGCCACATTATTTTGGGCAGTTATGGCATTTTTCTTTGGGGTTTTAGTGGCGACATTGCTTTTCTTCCCGACTTTACCGGAGATGATCTTTGGTACAGATGACGGAACCGTAGGTGGTTTAGGTGGAGGAATTCAAGGTCTCGTTAATTCTCAAGGGGTGCTTGGTTTTGGTAGGCTACGTATGATTCATACTACGTTTGCAGTATTTGCTTTCGTAGGTAACAGTTTCTTCAGTGGTGCTTACTATTCATTACAAAGATTGTTAAAAACTAGAATGTACAGCGATGTAATGAGCTGGACAGTATTCTGGGGATGGCAATTATTTATTGTTTCGTCTTTTGTGACGTTCATTTTAGGTTATAATACTTCAAAAGAGTATGCTGAACATGAATGGCCAATAGACATTTTAATTGCTTTAGTTTGGGTATTATTTGGTGTACAAATGTTCCTTACTATTGCTAAACGTCGCGTACGTCACTTATACGTAGCGATTTGGTTCTTTATTGGTACTTGGGCTGGTATCACAATGTTACACGTATTCAACAACTTAGAATTACCTGTTTCATTCAACCCATTAGCGCCAAAATCTTACTCTATTTACTCGGGAGTACAAGATGCCTTAGTTCAATGGTGGTATGGACACAATGCAGTTGCATTCTTCTTAACTACTCCAATCTTAGGTGTTATGTATTACTTTGTACCGAAAGCGGCTAACCGTCCTGTATTCTCATACAAGTTATCGATTATCCACTTCTGGTCATTAATCTTTATCTACATCTGGGCTGGTCCTCACCACTTATTATACACTGCATTGCCAGGGTGGGCACAAGCTTTAGGTACTGGATTCTCAATTATGTTAATCGCTCCATCTTGGGGTGGTATGTTAAATGGTTTATTAACATTACGTGGATCTTGGGATAAAGTAAGAGAAAATCCTATATTAAAATTCTTCGTTGTAGCATTAACTTGTTATGGTATGGCTACATTCGAAGGTCCATTATTAGCAACAAAAACTTTAAACAAAATCGGTCACTTTACGGACTGGGTTCCTGCTCACGTACACGTTGGTACTTTAGGATGGAACGGATTTATGGCTTTTGGGGTTATTTATTTCTTAATTCCTAAGTTATTTAATACAAGATTAGCTTCTGTTAAATTAGCTAACGCACACTTCTGGATTGGTACTTTTGGTATCTTATTCTGGGTAATTCCAATGTACGTTGCAGGTTGGACACAAGGTTTAATGTGGAAACAATTTGCTGACGATGGTACATTAGCTTACGGTAACTTCTTACAAACAGTTACGATCTTAAAACAATGGTTATATCCATTACGTGCATTTGGTGGTACATTATACTTAATTGGTGCTATTTTAATGGTGATCAATGTGATTAAAACAGTTCGTGCAGGTTCTTTCGTAAACAACGAAGAAGTAACAGCTCCTGCATTAGCACCAAAATCTGCATCTCGTGCAGAAGGTGAAACAGTTCACACATGGATCGAGCGTATGCCAATTGTATTAACAATCGGTTCGATCATAACATTAGCAATTGGAGGTTTAGTAGAGATTGTACCTACATTAACAGTAAAATCGAATATTCCAACAATTTCTAGTATCAAACCTTATACTCCATTAGAGTTAGAAGGTCGTGACTTATATATTCGTGAAGGATGTAATGCTTGTCACACACAGATGATTCGTCCATTCCGTGATGAAGTAAAACGTTACGGTGAATACTCTAAAGCTGGAGAATTCGTATATGATCACCCATTCTTATGGGGGTCTAAACGTACAGGACCAGATTTACACCGTGAAGGAGGTAAAAATCCAGATGCATGGCACTACAAACACATGTGGAATCCACGTGAAACTTCTGATGGTTCAATCATGCCTCGTTACCCTTGGTTAATTGAAAATACATTAAAAGCTGATTTAACTAAGGATAAAATGAAAGCAATGGTTTCTTTAGGAGTTCCATACGAACAAGAAGATTTTGATAGTATGCGTGTTTCTATGGATCGTCAAGCGTTAGCAATCGAGGAAAGTATCTTTAAAGATGCAAGCGACTTAAAAGCTTTATGGGCTAAAAAAGAAGCTGAAGCTAAGGCTGCTGGTGAAGAGTTCGTTCCATTACGTAACCGTGAGATTACAGCTTTAATTGCTTACTTACAACGTTTAGGGACTGATATTAAGGCAGATCAAATCGAAACGGCAAGTAATTAA
- a CDS encoding cbb3-type cytochrome c oxidase N-terminal domain-containing protein, which produces MKQRTPAYIFIPLTMLAIILAFTMVTPVETIAEPGFKGMVNNLLTHLGAVVQQGIVWAVVAVALVMLFIINALNKVVETQKFKQLTPEQQAEYLAEAKIGYFKRLFGSASKRQSAEEEEAIIIDHGFDGIKELDNALPQWWLSLFYFGIVFCITYVMSYAFTDFAHMDREFEEEMAILDERDAKWAEANDITIEGAVNKSNDPAIVEEGKKIFQQNCTQCHLEGGRGGIGPNLTDDAWINHEQNEDLFLNIYDIVYNGAPHNPQMRPFGKRKELSGLAIEKVASYVYHINQVEKTLTEADGAAAPQGDVVEAWKQK; this is translated from the coding sequence ATGAAACAACGTACCCCGGCTTATATATTTATTCCTTTAACAATGTTAGCTATTATTCTAGCTTTCACAATGGTAACGCCAGTAGAAACTATTGCTGAGCCAGGTTTTAAAGGAATGGTTAATAATTTACTTACTCACTTAGGTGCAGTAGTACAGCAAGGAATTGTTTGGGCAGTAGTAGCTGTGGCTTTAGTCATGTTATTTATTATTAATGCACTTAATAAAGTTGTAGAGACACAAAAGTTCAAACAATTAACACCAGAACAACAAGCAGAGTATTTAGCTGAAGCTAAAATTGGATACTTCAAACGTTTATTCGGTAGTGCTTCTAAAAGACAATCTGCTGAAGAGGAAGAAGCAATCATTATCGACCATGGTTTTGATGGTATTAAAGAATTAGATAATGCTTTACCTCAATGGTGGTTATCATTATTTTACTTTGGTATAGTATTCTGTATTACTTATGTAATGTCTTATGCGTTTACAGATTTTGCTCACATGGATAGAGAGTTCGAAGAAGAGATGGCTATCTTAGACGAAAGAGATGCTAAATGGGCAGAAGCTAACGATATTACTATCGAAGGTGCTGTAAATAAATCTAACGACCCTGCAATTGTTGAAGAAGGTAAAAAAATCTTCCAACAAAACTGTACACAATGTCACTTAGAAGGTGGACGTGGAGGTATTGGTCCAAACTTAACTGATGATGCTTGGATTAACCACGAACAAAATGAAGATTTATTCTTAAACATCTACGACATTGTTTATAACGGTGCTCCACATAACCCACAGATGAGACCTTTCGGAAAACGTAAAGAATTATCTGGTTTAGCAATTGAAAAAGTTGCATCTTATGTGTACCACATTAACCAAGTAGAAAAAACTTTAACTGAAGCTGATGGTGCAGCAGCGCCTCAAGGGGATGTAGTAGAAGCTTGGAAACAAAAATAA
- a CDS encoding Crp/Fnr family transcriptional regulator — protein MSEFNENVESIKNLFEHPDSLGVFTKEELIEFEQEKKILTLKKGDEIIQEGATPKGIYCIIKGTAKLFKIGFNGKEQILRFANAGDIIGYRSILSQESFGASATAMNPTEIYYIPEKFFLRLLELNPKLAFDILQRIAKDLGEYARTITYLAQKTVRERLAEVLLLLEAKLGTDKDGFINISLTREEMANLIGTATESAIRLISEFKTDELIEVEGRKIKILDHHKLTKLGHVIL, from the coding sequence ATGTCAGAATTTAACGAAAACGTAGAATCAATCAAAAATCTATTTGAACATCCAGATAGTTTAGGTGTTTTTACTAAGGAAGAATTAATTGAGTTTGAACAGGAGAAGAAGATTCTAACATTGAAGAAGGGTGACGAGATCATCCAAGAGGGCGCAACTCCTAAAGGTATTTACTGCATTATTAAAGGTACTGCTAAATTATTTAAAATTGGTTTCAATGGAAAAGAACAGATCTTACGCTTTGCAAATGCCGGTGATATTATTGGATATCGATCGATTTTAAGTCAAGAATCTTTTGGTGCGTCAGCAACAGCAATGAATCCAACGGAAATTTACTACATTCCGGAAAAATTCTTTTTACGCTTACTAGAATTAAACCCAAAATTAGCATTCGATATTTTACAACGTATTGCAAAAGATCTTGGGGAATATGCTCGAACAATTACATATTTAGCACAAAAAACGGTAAGAGAACGTTTGGCTGAAGTCTTGTTATTGTTAGAAGCAAAATTAGGTACAGATAAAGATGGATTTATCAATATTTCGTTGACTCGAGAAGAGATGGCGAATTTAATTGGTACAGCAACAGAATCTGCTATTCGTTTGATTTCTGAATTTAAAACAGATGAACTAATTGAAGTTGAAGGTCGAAAAATTAAAATTTTAGATCATCATAAATTAACCAAATTAGGACACGTCATTCTTTAG
- the ccoS gene encoding cbb3-type cytochrome oxidase assembly protein CcoS: MGILLLMIMVSVSLGAIFLLFFFIGYKKGQFDDDESPAVRMLKEDKKTKDKIDS, translated from the coding sequence ATGGGGATATTATTATTAATGATAATGGTGAGCGTTTCATTGGGCGCAATCTTCCTTCTGTTCTTTTTTATAGGGTACAAGAAGGGACAATTTGATGATGATGAATCTCCAGCAGTACGAATGTTGAAAGAAGATAAAAAAACTAAAGATAAAATCGACTCATAA